TACCTCGTGACCGCCCTCGCCGGGTCGGTGACGTGGCTGCTCTTCCAACCCGTGGATCCCAGCGACCCGGGGGCCTACACCCCGATCGTGGGTGCCTCGGGCGCGGTCTTCGGGCTCTTCGCTGCCGTGATCGTGCTCAACCGGCACCTCGGCCGGGACAGCTCGGGGATGCTGGCCATCATCGGCATCAATGCCGTCCTCGGCTTCATCATCCCCAACGTCGCCTGGCAGGCGCACCTCGGCGGGCTCGTCGCCGGCGCGCTCGTCGCCCTGGCCCTGACGGTGGCCCGCTCCCGGCGCAGCCCCGTCATCGCCTGGGCCGGGATCCTCGGCGTCCTCGCCCTGGTCGTCGTCCTCGCCGTGGGCAAGTACGCCCTGTCGCCGACCGGGTTGCTGCCCCTCGGTTGAGCGAGTTACACCTGTGTAATTGTCCCCAGATGGGGACAACCCTGTGGACAACTCGAGTTGTCCACAGGGTTGTGGGGAGAGCTGACGGAGCCCGCACCTGCTGGGCGCAGGTGCGGGCTCCGCTGGTCGAGCGACGGTGGCGCAGCTACTTCCACCGGGTCGTCATGGCGAAGCCGGCGAGGATGAAACCGAACCCGATGCCGAGATTCCACATCCCCCAGCTGGGGACCGGGTACTGCTGGCCGGTGATGTAGAACGTCACCACCCAGACCAGACCGATGATCATCAGGGCGAGCATGACCGGGACGAACCACGGCGGGTTGCCGACACGTTGTGCCTTGGCCTTGTGCCGCTGCTTGGCCTCCGCCTGCTGGGTGGCGGCCTCGGCGGTGGCACGTCTGCTGGGGTCGCCGGAGCGTGAGAGGCCGGCCTTGGTCTTCCCGGAGGTGGCCGAGGCCTTCGTCGGGGTGTCCTTCGCGTCATCGGCTGACTTCGCCACTGCGTGCTCCTTCAGGGTGTCAGGTTCGTGGCCTAGCGTAGAGGTCTCCACCGGTTCGACCGAGCGAAGGGGGTGGGACATCCGTGGGCGAGGACGAGACCTCTGCCGGCGAGCAGGCGATCCCGTCCCGTGGGTCGGGCCCCGGGGGAGATCCGGAGCCTGCCCGGGAAGGGCGAATCCGAGCGTGGTTGACGCACCGGCCCACCGGATGGTCGGCCCTGGTGCCGGTCATCGCCGTGGGCGCCGGGCTGCTCTTCGCCACATCCGGTGCCACCGCCCGAGGCACCGACCTGCGGGCCGAGAGCGCCGACCTGCCGGGCATCATCA
The DNA window shown above is from Janibacter sp. A1S7 and carries:
- a CDS encoding rhomboid family intramembrane serine protease produces the protein MGVQCVDCVREQAKGERRPVTVLGGRAGADKPYLTMAIIAICVLVWLGEQVSPRVFQEVAFAPALGPSEPWRLLTSAFAHSPNQIMHIGFNMFALWIVGGYLEQMMGWARYLAIYLVTALAGSVTWLLFQPVDPSDPGAYTPIVGASGAVFGLFAAVIVLNRHLGRDSSGMLAIIGINAVLGFIIPNVAWQAHLGGLVAGALVALALTVARSRRSPVIAWAGILGVLALVVVLAVGKYALSPTGLLPLG
- a CDS encoding cell division protein CrgA — translated: MAKSADDAKDTPTKASATSGKTKAGLSRSGDPSRRATAEAATQQAEAKQRHKAKAQRVGNPPWFVPVMLALMIIGLVWVVTFYITGQQYPVPSWGMWNLGIGFGFILAGFAMTTRWK